DNA sequence from the Anthonomus grandis grandis chromosome 9, icAntGran1.3, whole genome shotgun sequence genome:
TTATAGCGATAATATTTCGTGGGGTATGTTAAAATAAGATTGCATTAATGTATGTGCTGTATTGTAGTAATACTCACGTAATATTACTTATGTCTTTCATTTATATTGctgctatattttatattgaatttgcaatattgataaaatataacaaaattaatattcgaTTCTTATTAATAATGGTAATGATGAATGGTAATGAATAAGTTAaaggatattatattatatatattggGATAAAGTCATTTATTATAAGAGAGTAAAACATACAGGAATTTGTGTTTggtaaatatatatacatttgtATAGTAGTATGTTGAGGGAGGGTCTTGGCCGACTagttaaataacaatttttttttaacaattttcttgaGGTATCGGTCCTATTGAGGGCTATTGTTGAAtataaaatgccttttaagTTACCAGCAAGCTTTCGAAAATGTTTATTTCCTTCTTCAGGGCTACAaatttatagaagaaaaaatatataattattttttgtaggtTTGCTTGGACAACGGAAATTCGTTAAGTATATTAATAACGAATTTCCATTGTACAAGCAAACCTACCTGTTGAGAATCAAATATTtcatagattttaatattttagttccaatttattaaatcatatgaaaatatttataacaactTATCCGCTTATATGTAGAAACATGTTTCTAAAATAGTTGACGTCTATAGGCTTATAGGCTTCAAAATAATGAACAGTTATAGAAAAAGGAACTTCCCATTCATGTGTTCGGAAAATGTTAatattgttttgaaaattaaatccTTTAGAAAAGGTgtacatttttaacaattattaaataaaaatattttaatttacatttctaattaaaatatatttatctgaCATAGGTTCAATTAATTGGCCGAATCTAtcagtatattatttttaaaataaagaatatatgtTTAGATAAACATctctaaaacaaaatatgtaaGCGCAAGTTTgcttctataataaaataatataaagtttaaatttaataaaatttatttagcggaaattatattttctagtGTATTTAAGAATCCTTTTGAGAAAAAGTATATTCAGAATTAAGGTAAGTTGCTTATTGTACTTTGTATATTGTATGTTTATTGATTTccttacaacaaaaaaaatgcaatattttaaaaataattaggcttgtatatatatttgtgattctgtttttttaatgcCTTTAAACAGGACGTTAAgtctgtaaatataaaatacttactggaTGCTGAGCTATATAGTTAAGGCATCAACAATTACATAAGCCTCGGCTCCTCGGCAATAAAAATAGAGCAGCTTTTTTTGACTTTAGTATTTTGGATGCATCTATGTATACCCTGACAGCTCCTTGGTGCTGGCACAGAACCTCCtactattatattaatatattctgGATTTTCTAATTAGGTaagtattacaatttttataccCACACGAATACTTCCATAGTCACCATTCGAAAACAGGTCAGTTTTGATAATGTAGGAGTGAAAATACGAAGTTTCCATAAATGCTTCACCCagcatatttatttcttaaatatttcgATTGATAATGGATAAACTTTATTCGTTAAAAAATCGTTCCGTATCGAATTATTTCACTGCCAGATACAGTTTTCTTAGGTAGGTACATGGGTTGTCCTCTAGTTTCTGCCAAAAGTAGATGCgtgggtattttaaaaaaatcaagggTTATAATTCTCAATgctttatattgtaaaaaaatttggaattattTAGTGCATGATGCTGTCAGTCAAATGCTtgagaaaaattacaaaaaactgcCACAGCCATGCTTACAGATTAAAAATGGCACCACTAGTCCaacgttaaaatattaaataaacaataatttatgttatattaGATAAAAATTGATCCGAATATTATGAGATTTTTAGAGTGTGCATATAGTATATATGCACATATAGTACGGTTGAAggtatatatatactatatactatatacatatagtatatagtatatatatatatatatatatatatatatatataccttcATGATACTTATTATGTGGTAGCACACTTCCATTATGTTCTTTCTATAGGAGCTGTATTTGCAATTCTAGCAGGATTCACACAATGATTTAGGCTATTCACAGGACTTTCATTGAATAACAAGTTCCTAAAAGCCCAATTCTTCACAATATTTATTGGGGTAAATTTTACGTTTTTCCCTCAACATTTTCTAGGCTTAAGATgcatactatatatatattttgtttttattatctgAGACGCTTTTTCATCCCAACGaataaatttatcttattttaatctaGCTGCTTCAATTGAATGGTTACAATCTTCCCCACCATATGATCATAGTTACGATGAATTACCACCTCTAACCATTAAATTCTAAAATGGCAGATTAGTGCATGTAGAGAGTGTTGGGAGATTAGTGCATAGTATAGTGTTTTGTAACCTGACTAAAGCGTCTGATTGTATCAATCATGACATACTGCTACGTAAGATGAGTGATTATGGTTTTGGAGATATACCGTTGTGCCAGCTTCCTATCTATCCAACAGGAGTCACTTGCCTAAATAATCCCTGGCCCACCCCAGGGCTCCATATTGAGATCATAGCTGTTCTTAATCTATATCAAGAATCAGCCAAACGTGAGAATACCTATCTGAAAAGTTGACCATTTTTGCAGACTAGTTTGTGGATGTTCTTGGTGTAAGGCGAATTTGTTAAtgtcttaaaaactaatatacttacttttgaGAGTAGACATCCGTAGTGTATATAAAATTCTATACCTATGGATGTGCAGAAGTCTCATAGGTATTTGGCAATTTCAATTGATAGCAATTTAAAGTTATCTACCCATATTGCTGATATAGCCAAAAATATTGCATAGTGCTTACAAGCTTTTGATagtaaataaaagatataagtATTAGAAGCTGACTCGATAAAGTAAAAGGTTATTTTGCGGACAACTCTTTCTTTTAGATGAtaagattaattttttgggaaaaaaggATATCACTGGAATTGTTTGTAGTAATGTTAGTGACATTCTTGCTCTGGGTAGCTACAAGAAAAAGGAACTTTGACTCACGTCATCTCtatgtttttcatcaaaatcttTTAGAACAAATTCTCTTGACGTCTATATAATTGTTGTTGATCCAAAGCAAACATTATGACCTTTGCCCCTGTACTACTagaatttatttatgatttttgatatTGGTAAGTCTAGACGCTGGTATACCTGGTATATTCCATACATTATACATGCGtccgattttaatatttaattgggGATGATAGCTTAAATTGTTAAGTTGATGTGAAAGAGAGAATCAAAGTAAAGGTGTCTATAAGTCCCACGCATAAGGGatcattatataaaataataatataaatttacagtACTAAAATAAACGCAACTCTTTGCACACAGTGTATAAataaccaaataaaataaaaagaaaataaaatggcaGCATGAAGCTTACCATATCTTGCTGGTACAGGTCCTTGTAGCAAGACGGGGATACGCACTGTCTAACACATGTCACTTTTGACAGGCCGGACTTACCAAGACAACCCTTCTCGCATACGATTTCTACTTCCCTGTATATGGCTTCCTAAAAatgtacaccctgtatataatttttttgaattcctATATAGTTAAAGGCAGCTTATAGTATCTAGTACTCACATTCTTCTTAGTTTCCTTGTAAGGGAATTCGGGGAAGTtataagtaactttatttttcgTTTCTGCCATTTGCATACCCTGGACAAGGACACCCAGTAAAAGGATCAACGAAGTAATAGTTGACGGCATCGTTTTAAGGGCAGTAAAATTAAAAGCGTACACTTTACATCTATTTACGTTTTGGTTATGATATATAAACAGAGGGGTTCTTGGGGGATCGATAGGGTCGTGTTATTTGTACGCCGGCGTCAgtgatgaaaatttaatttatttatatttaatgctTTTGGGGCAGGATTTGATAAAGCTTTTTTTACCCTCTATATAAATGTAATGATATAATTGTATACaatgtatataatattattattcactTTTATATACATGGTGTCAGTTTCCGGGATCCCAATAGCCATCATCTAttttggacaccttgtatactTGGTATAGTGATGgtaaaaaaatctggaaaatgtaataatacCAGAGGGTGTAAAAACGGAAAATTTGGTACCATCCTCAGCCTGATTTATCAAATGTTGATGCAATACTATGTATTATATGTCTTATACCTGTAACACAATAAACCAGACAAAAATCTCGCAATGGTGGTgtacgttttttatttgtttatattgacaTCAGCTTgccctttttaaatttttgtatagagTAAACGAAATTATTGGTATAGGAATATCCTTGCAGCTTTTGTTAGCTataaaaaatgagaattttTGCCATCTCTATGTCTCTCGGCAAGATGTATCAAGTGAGGTTTAGACCGAGTTCCCTGCATCTAACTTTTTCTTGATATCTACTATTATTCTTGATTCATAGCAAACATTACGATCCTTATTTGCTCCCGTACTACTGGAATTTAAACccttttatgtttaatttgcTTTATGTATTGTTAAGTATAGGCTTTGCTTAAGACATGTACAGATTGAACAACTTCAATTGTGTGAACCAAGAAGTATGGATCCTAGTAAGACAGGACATAAAACACCACCTTATTGGACACAAGGATTCAGGAATCAGCAACCTATCAATTAtggcaataataaataacgaaGAAATAGAACTAACGTCCCTCTATAGATCACCAGGAGGTCAAATTGAAGCGAAATTTGAGCGGATATCCAAGCTCTTCTTAGAGGACGAATTTCAAAAATCCCTAGAGAAGACCTGAACGCCAAGTCTTTTATCTAGAATAATAGCTATGAATGCCCTACGTTTCAATTTGAAAGTTCATTTTAATGggctttaaaattaagatgcTTAACGAAGGATACCACAACCCAATAATGATAACTTTTGTTGCACTTGCAAATATTGCAAATTCAGTTATCAAATTGGTTTATTTTCCAAGACACTGGAAGAAATCCAATATCATATatcatatttagaaaaaaacgaGATATGCCTTCCTTCCCGATCAATTATGGACCAATAAGCTGAAAGGTTTAATAGATGCTGATCAGCTACGcgaaaattttaacaaactcaAAACTGAGATAAACAGTTAGGCTGAGAGAAGTTGAGAAGGATCTCACAATCAAGTATATGATTGGAGGTCTCAGGTCACAGAAAAGTGTGAAAAAACTTGCAGGCGCTCCTTCAGGCCTGTTAATCTACTTCCAAAATGTGAGAGAACTTCGTACCAAGCTGGATATTCTCGCAACAGCATAACTGTACTCAATCAGACTTGGTTTACACTAAATTTGATAGTGAAATCTGATAGTGAAATTTCTAGGGGAGGCGTAGTACTCATTGTAGTACATATGGGTCTCAAAAGTAAACGGCTATAACGTCAGATTCTCATGTTGAACAACTGTTTGTCTTGGTTGGATCTGGGACAAAACAGTGCATTTTAGGAAGAGCATATTTTTCTCCTCGTTCCTCATTCGAGTGCTATATGCAacgttaaatgatttaaaaactcTGCGAAAAACCACCTGATTGTGAAAATTTCTTGCTGGGTAACTTTAACCTGCCTCACTGCACCTGGACAAAGGATGAATATTGTTCTATTGCTCCCCCATATGAGGTTGAAACTTTATCGGTTCTGACGGATATGTGCTCCTTTCATAGCCTGTGCAAGTCACTATCATTCTTAATGATGCTAATTCTCTCCTAGATCTGGTGTTCAATACTAATAGGGATCTTGAGATTACTATAGAAGGGATTGTGTTGCCGTTAACTAAATACCATCCATCCCTAACATTTAACCTTAGctcatttttttatacaaaaaacacTCAACTTAACGGTTATTACAGAGACTTTAATAGTCTATTGAGTTTACCCTTAACGATGAAGTTCCTTATTCGGTTTTCAAttgaacttaaatctttaattatagaaAAGAAGATGATACACAAACGATATGTCAACTCTAATTTATATACAgattatatatttccttttgcAGCCTAACAGCAGGTTGCAAGTCACTGACAAGAATAATGTTATCAGAAGTATGTTGAGATCAGTGGGGTTTCTCTCAGGTCcagtttgatattttaaatttttgcacgCTTGTGAGATTCAATAGAAATAAGATTTAGATTGGAAATGAAATTTCCTATAGAGATACTACCACGTCCTCTGGTTCTGAGAAGGCTAATCTATTCGCCGATTACTTTTCTGCAATATATAGCCAGAATGCTTCTCCAGTTTCCAATGAaccagtttttaaaaagttatatttaacGGAAATTTCTATTTCTAATATCTACACCTAGTTGTCACTATTGGATATAAACACTTCAGCTTTTTATTAGCACCGCCTCTGTTCTTCATATTTCATTTATCTTTACAGAATTCATCCATATTTCATTTTTCCTTCACAGCCAGTTACATAACAccaattcattaaaatggttcAATTACCAAGTGACGTTATCGATAAATTGTGACTGAGAGATCTTCAGTCACAATTTATCGATGAACAATTTGCCTTTATTGCTGGTCGTTCT
Encoded proteins:
- the LOC126740306 gene encoding uncharacterized protein LOC126740306 isoform X1; translated protein: MPSTITSLILLLGVLVQGMQMAETKNKVTYNFPEFPYKETKKNEAIYREVEIVCEKGCLGKSGLSKVTCVRQCVSPSCYKDLYQQDMFSYFQLEEGEVDVRLNSFKGCFIQRYNKTRP
- the LOC126740306 gene encoding uncharacterized protein LOC126740306 isoform X2 → MPSTITSLILLLGVLVQGMQMAETKNKVTYNFPEFPYKETKKNEAIYREVEIVCEKGCLGKSGLSKVTCVRQCVSPSCYKDLYQQDMLEEGEVDVRLNSFKGCFIQRYNKTRP